The stretch of DNA ctcctgcctcagcctcccaagtagctggaactacaggcatccaccaccatgtctggctaatttttttgtatttttcgttgagacagggtttcatcacgttgtctcgcctggttttgaactcctgacctcaagtgatccacctgccttggcctctcaaagtgctgggattacaggcatgagccactgggccaggtcatgattttatattttaaatagcaaacagagattcttttatttctttctctcagttCAAGATGTCTTTGATAGTCATAggctaagtttaaaaaaaaaagaattatctctgccttttaattctaatatattattattctaaTATAGTTATTTACCATTTATAAATTGTCATATGAACAAGCTGTACCAAATACCTAAAATTATTAATGCCTGAAATATTAGTTTATTAAGAAACAGTAATGACTCATAGTTGGCTAAAATATGACAAGAGACAACACATATTTCATTAAACTCCATGAGAAATTGTCATCGTATTTTTCTAACTCGTGGATACTTAGAACTGTTTCtcaactaaagacaaaaataatattagatGAAATTTTACATTCTATATACCATATAGCATTTTAACATTTGAGTTATTGTATAAAGTAGATCTAAGTGAGATAAAATAACATTGTGATGATTTTGCATCATTAAAAGACTGAATCTAGAGAATATTTTGCCTTCTCAACAACCTTCATGAATGCATTCTTCACGTCTTTGTTCCTCAGGGTATAGACTATAGGACTGAGCATGGGGATGATCATAGTGTAGAACACAGATGCAATTTTGTCTGTGTCCATGGAATGACTGGAACTTGGTCGTATGTACATGATGATGAcagttatataaaataagaaaatggcaaTGAGGTGAGAACCACAGGTAGATAAAGGCTTCTGGTATCCCTTACCTGTGTGCCTCTTAAGAATGGTGATCAATATGAACAGATAGGAAATCAAGGTAACAAGAAGTgcaaaaaagacattaaaacttGATATAAGAACAAGAATCAACTCACTAATGTGTTTCTCAGAGCAGGTCAGAGTAATGACTGCTGGTTTGTCACAGAAAAAGTGATGAATCACATTGGACATGCAGAAAGAGAGGCGAAATGTATCTCCAATTTGGATAGAAGCATTCAGAAAACCAATGACATAACAGCCTATAGCCAGACAAGCACACACACGTGTTGTCATGGTGGTGGTATAATGTAGGGGGTTACACACTGCTGCGTAGCGGTCATAGGCCATTGAGGACAAGAGGTAATTTTCCACAGTGGCAAAGACTGCACAAAAGAACATCTGAGCAGCACAGGCACTGTAGGAGATGGCTTTGTCTTCTATAAGCAACCCAGTTAAAACCTTTGGAGTGACAGCTGAGGAGTAACCAATGCCTGCAAGAGACAGGTTACTGAGAAAAAAGTACATGGGAGTGTGGAGATGAGAGTCCAGCAGGATTAATATGATCATCCCCAGGTTCCCAGTCAGAGTGATGAGGTAGATGAGGGTAAACATGATAAAGAGGGGAACCTGTAGTTCTGGGGCATTGGTTAGACCAAGCAGGATGAATTCACTCACCTCTGTATTATTCTCCATGGATGTTATTTTAGAATCACAAGATACTCTGTAGCAAggagagataaaaaagaaaaaccctgtgATGAACAAAACAGAGTTGCACAAAACTGAAAtgtatgtgttattttattatagcaatgatttgttttctatatttcctaGATCAAAATTATGGATATGAAAACACAATTTAGTGGATAACTTATCTATACAGTAATAGACTTTTGAAGAAAAAGGGTCTTCGTGGATCATCTTTCCAGCTTCTTAATTTTGTGTCTGAGTAAATGGAGTCATAGGAAGGGAATAATGAGTTGTCCAATGTCACATGCCTGAAGTGAATCTATCTCCCAAATAATATGTTTTTTGAATCTAACATCTTAAACACACTTATAGTTGTCTCATGCCAGATGCTTTATATGTACATCCTCATAGAATTCTCTCATTAATCCTATTATTTAATTAGTTATTATTGCCAATTTATACATGAAGTATCTTGGtagaaaaaaagagtttgaatAATTTATTCAAGATTACACAAGCACCAGTAGATAGAACCAAGCTTTAGACACAATCAGGGTGGTTCCCAAcctaaattaaaagaattaaaattcttttaatgaatttgaattattttaaatgttaatctatTTATATGTACTCATTCTATCTATTATACCAAGCATAACATATGAAGTTGCATAGTAGAGCAATGCACAAATAAATGCATACTAGATGAAGTGGAATAAATGCAGCATTAATGTCATGTGCAACCAACAAAGCCAATTCTGCAGAGAAGATATAGCATTGGGTATAAAATCTAGGACTCTAAGAAGAGGTAGATTTGTATTAACTCATAAGCCCTAACATTTACTACTTGGGAGACACTGGTCTTAATCTAACTTCCTTGAATCTCATTTTATCCATTAGTCAAATGAAGATGATATTAGGACTTATGTCAAGAGATTATTTtgagagttaaatgagataatgctcaGCTGTTGGCAAAATGTGGGCACTCAGCACAGTCCTGATGAGTGCTAgctataatattattattaggaTGGAATGGTGGTGCATATGTTGGTGTAGAACACATAGAGGTGACACACAGGGCTGAAGGTGTGGGTGGGTTTTCAAGTTGGCAGTTTTACTCTGTCTGATCTGTATTTTCTTACACACTATGTCCAGTCTTTTGTTTCCTTCAGCATTTCTCACTCTATCCATTCTTTGCCAGGTGAATGACTGTGTCAGCCATCTAGCATGAGAACCCAGGGATCTTCAAGTCCTGTTGTGTTTAATTTCTCCCTTTCAAACTACATTTTACCTTGTGTTGAAACAATCCCCTTTTATCTTAGACACATTCTTCCTGTCATTACTCTCAACACTTAGCAGGATATCAGATATTGAGGGTTGGAGGTTCGTAGTCTTGGGGGCTGACTGTAGGCTGCAGATGTGTTTATGCACaatctttttatttgaatttgaatCTGTCAGAAGGACATTCATTTCCTCATAACCACTATTGATTGTCTATCATTTTTCTCCTGCCCCCAGTACACATCAGTTGACACTTCTAGAATTCAAATTATTTGTTTGCCAAAAAACTACCCACATAATAATATAAGCtacaatttttattgtttttctttaaaaatttactatGTTCTATGACAACTGAAAGGTTCTCACTGTACCTACctggataatctaggataatcctACCATCTCAACATGTTAATTTAATCACTGTGAAGTTtgtaaaaaaatcacataagGCCACATGTTTATGGGTTTCAGAAGTTAAGATATGACCACCTTTGGGGAACATTATTAAGGCTGCCATAATGAGtatgaatattatatatcataGGTAAATTATCTCTAGAATCAGAAATGGTTGAGACATCTTCACAGATCACATAGCCAACTTCCTAATTGTATATATGAATCACTAGAGGAG from Homo sapiens chromosome 11, GRCh38.p14 Primary Assembly encodes:
- the OR5B17 gene encoding olfactory receptor 5B17, which gives rise to MENNTEVSEFILLGLTNAPELQVPLFIMFTLIYLITLTGNLGMIILILLDSHLHTPMYFFLSNLSLAGIGYSSAVTPKVLTGLLIEDKAISYSACAAQMFFCAVFATVENYLLSSMAYDRYAAVCNPLHYTTTMTTRVCACLAIGCYVIGFLNASIQIGDTFRLSFCMSNVIHHFFCDKPAVITLTCSEKHISELILVLISSFNVFFALLVTLISYLFILITILKRHTGKGYQKPLSTCGSHLIAIFLFYITVIIMYIRPSSSHSMDTDKIASVFYTMIIPMLSPIVYTLRNKDVKNAFMKVVEKAKYSLDSVF